From Streptomyces sp. NBC_00775, one genomic window encodes:
- a CDS encoding PP2C family protein-serine/threonine phosphatase gives MLDIPSRVRVHVETLLAAQDDMGVCDAIEQYAPVGKPDVMNAPHLPKVAGIDSTVPSPAHTVAPTPAATGASSATSPTGAGAVLQDRLAGWVSDLTTLHELTERLARTATLSDALQELLRAGAALVGARRGLVVMEPGDGLGPDTTIGLGLARADLGHIETVPRSSMSYGRILDGLPGGEGEIAQPDLFSEDGLDPRHREVAARLGYAASYALPLATDAAGRLGAAVWLYDEPAEPVERQRHLIGLYARYATEHLARLVELERTRACMTTISEELLPPRLPRVSGVQLAARHRTGPRGGGDWYDALPLPDAALGLAVGSVTGSGPSAVAAMGRLRASLRAYAVMEGEDPVAVLSDLELLLRLTEPARSATALFAYCEPALRKLTLAGAGHSPPLVIGARRTEFVETSLSAPLGMLACWEAPSVELTAEPGETVLLYTDGLLHRTGDPMDRAFARLHAAAASVPRAVRDDPGAIADHVLRSVLPDGLDEADSDEDVVLLAARFE, from the coding sequence ATGCTGGACATCCCCTCACGAGTGCGTGTACATGTGGAGACACTGCTAGCGGCGCAGGACGACATGGGGGTTTGCGATGCTATTGAGCAATACGCACCGGTCGGAAAGCCGGACGTCATGAACGCCCCTCACCTTCCGAAAGTGGCTGGAATCGATTCAACGGTTCCCTCGCCCGCACACACTGTCGCGCCGACGCCTGCCGCCACGGGTGCCTCTTCGGCCACCTCTCCCACCGGCGCCGGAGCCGTCCTCCAAGATCGTCTGGCGGGCTGGGTCTCCGACCTCACCACACTCCACGAACTCACCGAGCGCCTGGCGCGCACCGCGACACTGAGCGACGCGCTGCAGGAACTGCTGCGCGCCGGAGCCGCTCTCGTGGGCGCCCGGCGCGGCCTCGTCGTCATGGAACCGGGCGACGGACTCGGCCCCGACACCACGATCGGCCTGGGCCTCGCCCGGGCGGATCTCGGCCACATCGAGACCGTGCCGCGCAGCTCCATGTCGTACGGCAGGATCCTGGACGGACTGCCGGGCGGCGAGGGCGAGATCGCACAGCCCGATCTCTTCTCCGAGGACGGGCTCGACCCCCGCCACCGCGAGGTGGCCGCCCGGCTCGGCTACGCCGCGAGCTACGCACTCCCCCTGGCCACCGACGCGGCGGGCCGCCTGGGCGCCGCCGTATGGCTCTACGACGAGCCCGCCGAACCGGTCGAGCGCCAGCGCCATCTCATCGGCCTCTACGCCCGGTACGCGACCGAGCACCTGGCACGGCTGGTGGAACTGGAGCGCACGCGCGCGTGCATGACGACGATCTCCGAGGAGCTGCTTCCCCCGCGGCTTCCCCGGGTCTCCGGCGTCCAGCTCGCCGCCCGGCACCGCACAGGGCCGCGCGGCGGCGGCGACTGGTACGACGCGCTGCCGCTGCCCGATGCCGCGCTCGGCCTCGCGGTCGGCTCGGTCACCGGGTCCGGGCCCAGCGCGGTCGCCGCGATGGGCCGGCTGAGGGCGTCCCTGCGGGCGTACGCCGTCATGGAGGGCGAGGACCCCGTCGCCGTCCTGTCCGACCTCGAACTGCTGCTCAGGCTGACCGAGCCCGCCCGCTCCGCGACCGCCCTCTTCGCGTACTGCGAGCCCGCGCTGCGCAAGCTCACCCTCGCCGGTGCCGGGCACAGCCCGCCCCTGGTGATCGGCGCGCGGCGCACGGAGTTCGTGGAGACCTCGCTGTCGGCGCCGCTCGGGATGCTCGCCTGCTGGGAGGCGCCCAGCGTCGAACTGACCGCCGAGCCCGGCGAAACCGTGCTCCTGTACACCGACGGCCTGCTGCACCGCACCGGCGACCCCATGGACCGCGCCTTCGCCCGGCTGCACGCGGCGGCTGCGAGCGTCCCCAGGGCGGTACGCGACGATCCCGGCGCGATCGCCGATCACGTCCTGCGGAGTGTGCTGCCGGACGGGCTCGACGAGGCCGACAGCGACGAGGACGTCGTCCTCCTGGCGGCACGGTTCGAGTGA
- a CDS encoding bifunctional DNA primase/polymerase codes for MREILGRRRRLLSRLNRRNNGRPEVLGAALTFATEWRWPVLPGVAADPQGRARCGCPDPECTVPGAHPFDPGLLAATTDERMVRWWWTNRPSAPIVLATGGTAPCAVSLPALAAARALDALDRKGMRLGPVVASATRWAILVAPYSMEQLGELLYAKDFVPGSLRFHGEGGYIALPPSETGQDQIRWERAPLPGSAAPWVPDVEAVVDAVVEALTRTGVSAPEL; via the coding sequence ATGCGCGAGATCCTCGGAAGGCGACGCAGGCTCCTGTCCAGGCTGAACAGGCGGAACAACGGGAGGCCTGAGGTGCTCGGCGCGGCCCTGACCTTCGCGACCGAATGGCGGTGGCCCGTACTCCCGGGTGTGGCGGCGGACCCGCAGGGGCGTGCCCGCTGCGGATGCCCCGACCCGGAGTGCACGGTGCCCGGCGCCCACCCCTTCGACCCCGGCCTCCTCGCGGCCACCACCGACGAGCGCATGGTGCGCTGGTGGTGGACCAACCGGCCGTCGGCACCCATCGTGCTGGCCACCGGAGGCACGGCTCCCTGCGCGGTGAGCCTGCCCGCCCTCGCGGCGGCCCGCGCCCTCGACGCCCTCGACCGTAAGGGCATGCGCCTCGGCCCGGTCGTCGCGTCGGCCACGCGCTGGGCGATCCTCGTCGCGCCGTACTCCATGGAGCAGCTCGGCGAACTGCTCTACGCCAAGGACTTCGTCCCCGGCTCCCTCCGCTTTCACGGCGAGGGTGGCTACATCGCGCTGCCGCCCTCCGAGACCGGCCAGGACCAGATCCGCTGGGAGCGTGCCCCGCTGCCCGGCTCGGCCGCCCCCTGGGTGCCCGATGTCGAGGCCGTCGTGGACGCCGTGGTGGAGGCCCTCACTCGTACGGGTGTGAGCGCGCCCGAGTTGTAG
- a CDS encoding DUF5926 family protein, with amino-acid sequence MAKKRPQTKAKQPQPKDGARAGGADGNFPVVGAREPCPCGSGRRYKACHGRAAAHAVTELVHRPFEGLPGEGDWVALRELVPAATVELKLNESLPEGVPSVTLATVLPMAWPALRRDDGSVLLGLQNDTASGDISRDLADTLQRALTAQPGTPVEGRRAPADGPRLQDLLDPEGAFEPVVHPGFEFWVPDAENATPEVTASLERANAAAIPTVKLSGVDAAYWCETPDKNHLRWVMPHPEEQLLDALARLHAAGRSSLGEGTRLVGSFRAHGLTVPVWDLPTGVTADDVEKPAAEFAERLATALATDAPLTADERRARGGLTNRQVTLS; translated from the coding sequence ATGGCCAAGAAGCGACCCCAGACGAAGGCCAAGCAGCCTCAGCCGAAAGATGGCGCCCGCGCCGGAGGCGCTGATGGGAACTTTCCGGTTGTCGGCGCTCGCGAGCCCTGCCCCTGCGGCAGTGGCCGCCGCTACAAGGCCTGTCACGGCCGAGCGGCGGCGCACGCGGTGACCGAGCTGGTGCACCGCCCCTTCGAGGGCCTGCCGGGCGAGGGTGACTGGGTCGCGCTGCGCGAGCTGGTGCCCGCCGCCACAGTCGAGCTGAAGCTCAATGAGAGCCTCCCCGAGGGCGTCCCCTCGGTCACGCTCGCCACCGTCCTGCCCATGGCGTGGCCCGCGCTGCGCCGCGACGACGGCTCGGTCCTGCTCGGCCTGCAGAACGACACGGCGTCCGGTGACATCAGCCGCGATCTGGCCGACACCCTCCAGCGCGCGCTCACCGCGCAGCCCGGCACTCCGGTCGAGGGCCGGCGCGCCCCGGCCGACGGTCCGCGGCTGCAGGACCTGCTCGACCCCGAAGGCGCGTTCGAGCCAGTTGTGCACCCGGGCTTCGAGTTCTGGGTCCCGGACGCGGAGAACGCCACGCCGGAGGTGACCGCCTCCCTGGAGCGCGCCAACGCCGCCGCCATCCCGACGGTGAAGCTCTCCGGGGTCGACGCCGCCTACTGGTGCGAGACGCCCGACAAGAACCACCTGCGGTGGGTCATGCCGCACCCGGAGGAGCAGCTTCTGGACGCGCTGGCCCGGCTGCACGCGGCCGGCCGGTCGAGCCTCGGGGAGGGCACCCGACTGGTCGGCTCCTTCCGTGCGCACGGGCTCACGGTGCCGGTCTGGGACCTGCCGACGGGGGTCACGGCGGACGACGTCGAGAAGCCGGCGGCCGAGTTCGCCGAGCGCCTCGCCACCGCTCTGGCCACGGACGCACCGCTCACCGCGGACGAGCGCCGCGCGCGCGGCGGCCTCACCAACCGACAAGTAACTCTCAGCTGA
- a CDS encoding ATP-binding protein gives MRQQTWIGRFPVQSKGAFTPWRGAKEVSGVALVVAQEVPTSSSMAVPHGPAGVGKARHRMRDQLRSGGVAESVIDDAVLILSELLSNACRHGRPLGDALAGDGDVRAAWRVDPSGRLTVEVTDGGGPTRPVPATPSVTARGGRGLNIITALAKDWGVRDDARGEVTVWVVVQEDVADMAPARRRDDFATRVASPTVSGIPDLDFADAFDDLD, from the coding sequence GTGCGTCAGCAGACGTGGATTGGCCGGTTTCCGGTCCAGTCCAAAGGGGCATTCACACCGTGGCGTGGGGCAAAGGAGGTCTCGGGGGTGGCGTTGGTGGTGGCACAGGAGGTGCCCACGTCGTCGAGCATGGCCGTACCCCATGGCCCTGCGGGCGTGGGGAAAGCAAGACACCGGATGCGTGATCAGCTGCGCTCCGGTGGCGTGGCGGAATCGGTCATCGACGATGCCGTACTGATCCTTTCCGAACTGCTGAGCAACGCGTGCCGACATGGCAGGCCGCTGGGCGATGCCCTGGCCGGCGACGGCGACGTCCGCGCCGCGTGGCGCGTCGATCCGTCCGGAAGACTCACCGTCGAGGTGACGGACGGCGGTGGTCCGACCCGCCCGGTTCCGGCCACGCCCTCGGTCACCGCGCGCGGCGGCCGCGGGCTGAACATCATCACGGCGCTGGCCAAGGACTGGGGCGTGCGGGACGACGCCCGCGGTGAGGTCACGGTGTGGGTCGTCGTCCAGGAGGACGTGGCGGACATGGCACCCGCGCGCCGCCGTGACGACTTCGCTACGCGCGTCGCGTCACCGACCGTGTCCGGAATACCCGACCTCGACTTCGCGGACGCCTTCGACGACTTGGACTGA
- a CDS encoding glycerophosphodiester phosphodiesterase: MTLARQHPIQVVAHRGASEEAPEHTLAAYKKAIEDGADALECDVRLTADGHLVCVHDRRINRTSNGRGAVSALELSELAALDFGSWKNRDESPDWEYGPGDPEDTSVLTLERLLELVADAGRRVELAIETKHPTRWAGQVEERLLLLLKRFGLDAPESAAESAVRVMSFSARSLHRVRAASPTLPTVYLLQFVSPRLRDGRLPAGVRIAGPSMRIVRSHPGYIERLKRAGHQVHVWTVNEPEDVDLCVELGIDAIITNRPRAVLRQLGR; encoded by the coding sequence GTGACCCTCGCACGACAGCACCCGATTCAGGTCGTCGCCCACCGCGGAGCCTCCGAAGAGGCCCCCGAGCACACCCTGGCCGCGTACAAAAAGGCGATCGAGGACGGGGCGGACGCCCTCGAGTGTGACGTACGGCTGACCGCGGACGGGCATCTCGTCTGTGTCCATGACCGGCGCATCAACCGTACGTCCAACGGCCGCGGAGCGGTCTCGGCCCTGGAGCTCTCCGAGCTCGCCGCGCTGGACTTCGGCTCCTGGAAGAACCGTGACGAGTCCCCGGACTGGGAGTACGGCCCCGGGGACCCGGAGGACACCTCGGTCCTCACCCTGGAGCGACTGCTCGAACTCGTCGCCGACGCGGGCCGGCGCGTGGAACTGGCCATCGAGACCAAGCACCCCACCCGCTGGGCGGGCCAGGTCGAGGAGCGGCTGCTGCTCCTGCTGAAGCGTTTCGGCCTGGACGCCCCGGAGTCCGCCGCCGAGTCGGCCGTACGCGTCATGAGCTTCTCGGCGCGCTCACTGCACCGCGTCCGGGCCGCGTCCCCGACCTTGCCCACGGTCTATCTGCTGCAGTTCGTCTCGCCCCGGCTGCGCGACGGACGACTGCCCGCGGGTGTCCGGATCGCGGGCCCGTCGATGCGGATCGTACGCAGTCACCCTGGGTACATCGAACGGCTGAAACGAGCCGGGCACCAGGTGCACGTCTGGACCGTGAACGAGCCCGAGGACGTCGATCTCTGCGTTGAGCTGGGCATCGACGCCATCATCACCAACCGCCCGCGCGCGGTACTGCGCCAGTTGGGCCGCTGA
- a CDS encoding S1C family serine protease, whose product MSTENEGTAVPPAPSAPPVPVETPAASAQTAAPEGGAPTAPIPAVPPSAPGAPGQAPALAEQSAYASAGAGQGADPYAQGTGAPGSAAEAGWPPPPPATPSYADGGGSGADGWGSSYQQPAPKPKNGRGGLVAAILVAALVAGGVGGGIGYSLAKNNDNSTDSTTVSAPSNSGSVKRASGTVANVAAKALPSTVTIEAQSTNGEGGTGTGFVFDTQGHILTNNHVVADAVDGGKLTATFPDGKKYNAEVVGHAQGYDVAVIKLKNAPSDLKPLALGDSDKVAVGDSTIAIGAPFGLSNTVTTGIISAKNRPVASSDGSSSSKASYMSALQTDASINPGNSGGPLLDDQGAVIGINSAIQSTSSGGLSGTSQSGSIGLGFAIPINQAKNVAQQLIKTGKPVYPVIGASVSLEEGTGGAKITEQGASGSDAVTSGGPADKAGLKPGDVITKLDDQVIDSGPTLIGEIWTHQPGDTVKLTYTRDGKTHTVDVTLGQREGDS is encoded by the coding sequence GTGAGCACCGAGAACGAGGGCACTGCAGTACCCCCGGCCCCGTCCGCACCTCCTGTGCCGGTGGAAACTCCCGCTGCTTCCGCGCAGACCGCTGCGCCCGAGGGGGGCGCACCGACAGCCCCGATCCCGGCGGTGCCTCCGAGCGCCCCCGGCGCGCCGGGGCAGGCACCGGCGCTCGCGGAGCAGTCGGCGTATGCCTCCGCCGGAGCCGGGCAGGGAGCCGACCCGTACGCACAGGGCACCGGAGCCCCCGGCTCCGCCGCCGAGGCGGGCTGGCCGCCTCCGCCGCCCGCCACCCCGTCGTACGCGGACGGCGGCGGCTCGGGAGCCGACGGGTGGGGCTCGTCCTACCAGCAGCCCGCGCCGAAGCCGAAGAACGGGCGCGGTGGCCTGGTCGCCGCGATCCTGGTGGCGGCGCTGGTCGCGGGCGGCGTCGGCGGCGGCATCGGCTACTCGCTGGCCAAGAACAACGACAACTCCACCGACTCGACGACGGTCTCCGCCCCGAGCAACAGCGGCAGCGTGAAGCGTGCCTCGGGCACGGTCGCGAACGTGGCCGCCAAGGCGCTGCCGAGCACCGTCACCATCGAGGCCCAGAGCACCAACGGCGAGGGCGGCACCGGCACCGGGTTCGTGTTCGACACCCAGGGCCACATCCTCACCAACAACCACGTCGTGGCGGACGCGGTCGACGGCGGCAAGCTCACCGCGACCTTCCCCGACGGCAAGAAGTACAACGCCGAGGTGGTCGGCCACGCGCAGGGTTACGACGTCGCGGTCATCAAGCTCAAGAACGCGCCGTCGGACCTGAAGCCGCTGGCTCTCGGCGACTCCGACAAGGTGGCCGTCGGCGACTCCACGATCGCGATCGGTGCGCCCTTCGGCCTCTCCAACACGGTGACCACGGGCATCATCAGCGCCAAGAACCGCCCGGTGGCCTCCAGTGACGGCAGCTCCAGCAGCAAGGCCTCGTACATGAGCGCCCTGCAGACGGACGCCTCGATCAACCCGGGCAACTCCGGTGGTCCTCTCCTGGACGATCAGGGCGCTGTCATCGGCATTAACTCGGCGATCCAGTCGACGAGCAGCGGCGGCCTCAGCGGCACCAGCCAGTCCGGCTCCATCGGCCTGGGCTTCGCGATCCCGATCAACCAGGCGAAGAACGTCGCCCAGCAGCTCATCAAGACCGGCAAGCCGGTCTACCCGGTGATCGGCGCGTCGGTCTCCCTCGAAGAGGGCACCGGCGGCGCGAAGATCACCGAGCAGGGCGCGAGCGGCTCCGACGCGGTCACCTCCGGCGGCCCCGCCGACAAGGCCGGCCTCAAGCCCGGCGACGTCATCACCAAGCTCGACGACCAGGTGATCGACAGCGGCCCGACCCTCATCGGTGAGATCTGGACCCACCAGCCCGGCGACACCGTCAAGCTCACGTACACGCGCGACGGCAAGACCCACACCGTGGACGTCACCCTGGGACAGCGCGAGGGCGACAGCTGA
- a CDS encoding bifunctional DNA primase/polymerase, translating into MATIDRQATTLALAHALSAAERGLAVIPLSRTKLPALRSPHRDDPEPSPCHGECGRFGHGVYDASTDPRRIRELFAAAPWATGYGIACGLHPHHLIGIDLDTKSGTDSSAALRELALRHLFTIPATVVVLTPSGGRHLWLSGPPDVVVPNSASRLAPGIDIRGAGGYLVGPGSRTEHGVYETAPGTAQLAPAPCPRELLRLLTPPPRTHHPTPPATGQHGQGLVQFVLAAHAGQRNTRLFWAACRAYENGIGLQLTEPLVEAAVRTGLTEREARSTIASAARMTNRSPS; encoded by the coding sequence ATGGCCACCATCGACCGGCAGGCCACCACCCTGGCCCTGGCCCACGCCCTGTCCGCAGCCGAGCGCGGACTGGCGGTGATCCCGCTGTCCCGAACGAAGCTCCCGGCCCTGCGCTCCCCCCATCGCGACGACCCCGAACCCTCCCCCTGCCACGGCGAATGCGGCCGCTTCGGACACGGCGTGTACGACGCCTCGACCGACCCCCGGCGCATCCGCGAGCTCTTCGCCGCCGCCCCCTGGGCCACCGGCTACGGCATCGCCTGCGGACTGCATCCGCACCACCTCATCGGCATCGACCTCGACACCAAATCCGGTACGGACTCCTCGGCGGCCCTCCGTGAACTGGCCCTGCGCCACCTGTTCACGATCCCGGCGACCGTGGTCGTCCTCACCCCCAGCGGCGGCCGCCACCTGTGGCTGAGCGGACCGCCGGACGTCGTCGTCCCCAACTCGGCGAGCCGGCTGGCCCCCGGGATCGACATCCGCGGCGCCGGCGGCTACCTCGTCGGCCCCGGCTCCCGCACCGAACACGGCGTGTACGAAACGGCTCCGGGCACCGCGCAGCTGGCGCCCGCGCCCTGCCCGCGCGAACTGCTGCGCCTGCTCACGCCCCCTCCCCGTACGCACCACCCCACGCCCCCCGCGACCGGCCAACACGGCCAGGGGCTCGTCCAGTTCGTGCTCGCCGCCCACGCGGGGCAGCGCAACACCCGCCTCTTCTGGGCCGCCTGCCGCGCCTACGAGAACGGCATCGGCCTCCAACTGACCGAACCCCTCGTCGAAGCCGCCGTCCGCACGGGCCTCACCGAACGCGAGGCCCGCTCGACGATCGCGTCGGCGGCCCGCATGACGAACCGGTCGCCCAGTTGA
- a CDS encoding acyl-CoA dehydrogenase family protein, protein MHLAPTERQQRLRAELRAYFRDLMPDGPPPAGDPGRQRVLLRRIGADGLLGLGWPVAYGGQGRGADEQFVFFDEAYRAGAPVSMVTLNTVGPTLMKYGSEEQKEFFLPRILSGDLVFAIGYSEPSAGTDLASLRTRAVRDGGETSGPGDAEGGHWRIDGQKIFTSNAQNADWIWLACRTDPDAPKHQGISILLVPTDAPGFSWTPIETVGGLTTTATYYDGIRVPAGNLVGEENGGWGLITNQLNHERVALAAIGMQAEDYYAAALEAARTPDPVNGRRRIDEPWVRFRLAEVHARLAASRLLNWRLVGDVGAGRLAPGDASGVKVVGTESAVAVYRMCQEIVGADALVRSGSPGVFGDGELERMNRAAQINTFGGGVSEVQREIVATMRLGMKRGRR, encoded by the coding sequence GTGCACCTCGCCCCCACCGAGCGCCAGCAACGGCTGCGCGCGGAGCTCCGTGCGTACTTCCGGGACCTGATGCCCGACGGACCGCCGCCCGCCGGCGATCCCGGGCGGCAGCGCGTCCTGCTGCGCCGCATCGGCGCCGACGGGCTGCTCGGACTCGGCTGGCCGGTCGCGTACGGAGGCCAAGGGCGCGGCGCGGACGAGCAGTTCGTGTTCTTCGACGAGGCCTACCGGGCCGGCGCGCCGGTGTCCATGGTCACGCTGAACACCGTCGGGCCGACACTCATGAAGTACGGGAGCGAGGAGCAGAAGGAGTTCTTCCTGCCGCGCATCCTGAGCGGGGACCTCGTCTTCGCCATCGGGTACTCGGAGCCCTCGGCGGGGACGGACCTCGCCTCCCTGCGGACGCGTGCCGTGCGCGACGGCGGGGAGACCTCCGGTCCGGGGGACGCCGAGGGCGGGCACTGGCGGATCGACGGGCAGAAGATCTTCACCTCCAACGCCCAGAACGCCGACTGGATCTGGCTCGCCTGCCGCACCGACCCGGACGCGCCCAAGCACCAGGGCATCTCGATCCTCCTCGTGCCCACGGACGCGCCCGGCTTCTCCTGGACGCCGATCGAGACGGTGGGCGGGCTGACGACCACGGCCACGTATTACGACGGGATCCGCGTCCCCGCCGGGAACCTCGTCGGCGAGGAGAACGGCGGCTGGGGGCTCATCACCAACCAGCTCAACCACGAGCGGGTCGCGCTCGCCGCGATCGGGATGCAGGCCGAGGACTACTACGCGGCCGCGCTGGAGGCGGCTCGTACACCTGATCCGGTGAATGGTCGGCGTCGGATTGACGAGCCGTGGGTGCGGTTCCGACTGGCCGAAGTACATGCCCGACTGGCGGCATCACGCCTGCTCAACTGGCGTTTGGTGGGGGATGTGGGGGCCGGTCGGCTGGCGCCCGGCGACGCGAGCGGCGTGAAAGTCGTGGGAACCGAATCCGCGGTCGCGGTGTACCGAATGTGTCAGGAAATTGTGGGAGCGGACGCACTGGTCCGCTCCGGCTCACCGGGGGTGTTCGGGGACGGCGAGCTGGAGCGGATGAACAGGGCGGCGCAGATCAACACATTCGGGGGCGGGGTGAGCGAGGTGCAGCGGGAGATCGTGGCGACCATGCGGCTCGGGATGAAGAGGGGGCGGCGGTGA
- a CDS encoding bifunctional MaoC family dehydratase N-terminal/OB-fold nucleic acid binding domain-containing protein, with amino-acid sequence MEPDALGLRLKAYEGRAAAVAGVGKDPVNEPMIRHWCEAMGDTNPAYEGPDAVAPPTMLQAWTMGGLSGHTGRSDAFDELLGLLDDAGYTSVVATDCEQEYARPLRPGDEITFDAVIESVSERKTTKLGTGHFVTTRMDVRAGGELAGTHRFRILKYAPARRKPKQPREQAEPRSRRPRPVVNRDNAGFWEGVERHRLLIQRCTGCRELRFPWLPGCNGCGCLEWDTVEASGEGTVYSYVVMHHPPFPAFTESDHAAHAAGPHAAGPYAVGLIELAEGVRIVSNVIGVPYDKVRIGMPVRLQFVRYDEELVLPVFRAGETGGGGS; translated from the coding sequence ATGGAACCGGACGCGCTGGGGCTGCGGCTGAAGGCGTACGAGGGGCGCGCTGCCGCTGTCGCGGGCGTGGGCAAGGACCCGGTCAACGAGCCGATGATCCGGCACTGGTGCGAGGCGATGGGCGACACCAATCCGGCGTACGAGGGGCCGGACGCCGTGGCACCGCCCACCATGCTCCAGGCATGGACCATGGGCGGCCTCTCCGGACACACGGGCCGCTCGGACGCGTTCGACGAGCTGCTCGGGCTGCTCGACGACGCCGGGTACACCTCGGTGGTCGCCACCGACTGCGAGCAGGAGTATGCGCGTCCGCTGCGCCCGGGGGACGAGATCACCTTCGACGCGGTGATCGAGTCGGTCTCCGAACGCAAGACGACCAAGCTGGGCACGGGGCACTTCGTCACGACGCGGATGGATGTACGGGCGGGGGGCGAGCTCGCCGGTACGCACCGGTTCCGGATCCTCAAGTACGCGCCGGCGCGACGGAAGCCCAAACAGCCGAGGGAGCAGGCGGAGCCGAGGAGCAGGCGCCCGCGCCCGGTCGTCAACAGGGACAACGCCGGGTTCTGGGAGGGCGTCGAGCGGCACCGGCTGCTGATCCAGCGGTGCACGGGCTGCCGGGAGCTGAGATTCCCCTGGCTGCCGGGGTGCAACGGGTGTGGCTGTCTGGAGTGGGACACGGTCGAGGCGAGCGGCGAAGGGACCGTCTACTCGTACGTCGTCATGCACCATCCGCCCTTCCCTGCCTTCACGGAATCTGATCACGCCGCCCACGCGGCGGGTCCCCATGCGGCAGGTCCCTACGCGGTCGGCCTGATCGAGCTGGCGGAGGGCGTGCGGATCGTGAGCAATGTGATCGGGGTGCCCTACGACAAGGTGCGGATCGGGATGCCCGTGCGGCTCCAATTCGTGCGGTACGACGAGGAGTTGGTGCTGCCCGTCTTCCGGGCCGGTGAGACCGGTGGCGGGGGGAGCTGA
- a CDS encoding acyl-CoA dehydrogenase family protein gives MDFTPTEEQAAARDLAARIFGDLSTHERLAAAGTGSDAELWKELCAAGLVAAVADIGLLGLVLLLEEQGRTTAQVPFAASCVYGLLAVTAHGSPEQRERLLPAIGDGAVVVSGAVSGPGAVREGAPGRLSGVVPVVPWLRDATHVLVADDRHRLWLVRTAEAACEPVELTAPWSAGRLTLDGTPGERLGGPPGERYAEVDPDEVGPGELDTGEVDTGEEEQAPQDAYDDILATARTAFAGLQAGVCAGSLARAVEYTNTREQFGRPLAAKQGVQLRAADAYMDTEAIRVTAYEAAWRRDEGLAYATHALTAAWWASEAGQRVVHTGQHLHGGTGADLEHPVHRHFLWGRQLDAYLGCGSEVLQELGELIVSGEVET, from the coding sequence ATGGACTTCACGCCGACCGAGGAGCAGGCGGCCGCCCGTGATCTCGCCGCACGGATCTTCGGCGACCTCTCCACGCACGAGCGGCTCGCCGCCGCGGGGACCGGCAGCGACGCCGAGCTGTGGAAGGAGCTGTGCGCGGCCGGGCTCGTGGCGGCCGTGGCGGACATAGGGCTCCTCGGCCTGGTGCTCCTCCTGGAGGAACAGGGGCGCACCACGGCCCAGGTTCCGTTCGCGGCGAGCTGTGTGTACGGGCTCCTGGCGGTGACGGCCCACGGTTCACCAGAGCAGCGGGAGCGGCTGCTGCCGGCGATCGGGGACGGCGCGGTGGTGGTGAGCGGGGCGGTGTCCGGGCCGGGTGCCGTCCGGGAGGGAGCGCCGGGACGGTTGAGCGGTGTCGTCCCCGTGGTTCCCTGGCTGCGGGACGCCACCCATGTGCTCGTCGCGGACGACCGGCACCGGCTCTGGCTGGTGCGGACCGCCGAGGCGGCATGCGAGCCGGTGGAGCTGACGGCGCCCTGGTCGGCGGGGCGGCTGACGCTCGACGGGACACCTGGTGAGCGGCTTGGTGGGCCGCCGGGCGAGCGATATGCCGAGGTGGATCCGGACGAGGTGGGGCCGGGCGAGTTGGACACGGGCGAGGTGGACACGGGCGAGGAGGAGCAGGCTCCCCAGGACGCCTACGACGACATACTCGCCACCGCCCGTACCGCCTTCGCCGGACTGCAGGCCGGGGTGTGCGCGGGGTCGCTGGCGCGGGCCGTGGAGTACACGAACACGCGGGAGCAGTTCGGGCGGCCGCTCGCCGCCAAGCAGGGCGTCCAACTCCGTGCGGCCGACGCGTACATGGACACCGAGGCGATACGGGTGACGGCGTACGAGGCGGCATGGCGCCGCGACGAGGGGCTGGCGTACGCGACGCACGCGCTGACCGCCGCCTGGTGGGCGTCCGAGGCGGGACAGCGGGTGGTGCACACGGGCCAGCATCTGCACGGCGGGACGGGAGCCGATCTGGAACACCCCGTGCACCGGCATTTTCTCTGGGGGCGGCAGCTGGACGCGTATCTGGGGTGCGGGAGCGAAGTGCTTCAGGAATTGGGGGAGTTGATCGTGAGCGGGGAGGTGGAGACATGA